TTCTGGCGCAAATGTGACCAGCACATCAATGTCGCTGTCCGGGCGAAAATCGGCGCGCAAGACTGAGCCGAAAATAGCGAACTCCGCAATCTCCCAGCGGCGGCAGAACTCGGCCAGTTTGTCTTTGGGAATTTCGATTTTTACTGACGGCGATTGAGACATGGTGTTCCTCTTATTTGAAGGCGATTATATCACTGTGAGTTTTTAGCAGTGAAAGAGCGGGCGGGGAATGGGAAATGAATAATGAGACAATGAACAATGGGCGAGAACGAATAAGAAAGTGGCTAAGCCAGAACTGGCA
This window of the Chloroflexota bacterium genome carries:
- a CDS encoding nucleotidyltransferase family protein, translating into MSQSPSVKIEIPKDKLAEFCRRWEIAEFAIFGSVLRADFRPDSDIDVLVTFAPEAKWGLFALVEMENELKSILGREVDLVSRRGLEASRNYIRRKAILNSAQVIHVA